From a single Sporosarcina oncorhynchi genomic region:
- a CDS encoding FecCD family ABC transporter permease, whose product MNKSTLAYIVSAATLIVAVWLGVSIGTVKIPISTLWDSTDTTATNILYKIRMPRVILAGLVGASLAIAGAAFQGLLKNPLADPYTLGVSSGASVGAVMTLFFGISLPIVGTYTLPVFSMAGAALTMFLVIGFARLVDRSMKMETIILTGIIFGSFLGSVLSLMIALTGEELRQIIGWLLGSVSMRGWNYILMILPFVIIGSFILWLNRMELNAMLFGEERAHHLGVNVRRRKFMILIGGSILTGSAVAVSGTIGFVGLVVPHMTRLMWGSDHRHLLTLSFMNGASLLIICDLIARTIISPTELPVGVITAFIGAPVFAFIFYRQRRKGAM is encoded by the coding sequence TTGAATAAGTCGACTCTTGCCTACATCGTGTCCGCCGCCACATTAATTGTGGCGGTATGGCTCGGTGTTTCAATCGGAACCGTCAAAATTCCGATCAGCACATTATGGGATTCAACAGATACGACCGCAACGAATATTCTGTATAAAATCAGGATGCCCCGTGTTATTCTCGCGGGACTCGTCGGTGCGTCACTTGCGATTGCAGGTGCGGCGTTTCAAGGTCTGCTGAAAAACCCGCTCGCTGATCCATACACCCTCGGAGTGTCATCCGGCGCCTCTGTTGGTGCTGTGATGACACTTTTTTTCGGTATTTCCCTTCCGATTGTAGGCACATACACATTACCTGTATTCAGTATGGCAGGCGCTGCATTGACGATGTTCCTCGTCATCGGATTCGCGCGACTCGTCGACCGGTCAATGAAAATGGAGACAATCATTCTGACAGGTATCATCTTCGGTTCATTCCTTGGATCCGTCCTGTCACTCATGATCGCACTCACAGGTGAAGAACTCCGACAAATTATTGGCTGGCTTCTCGGAAGCGTATCGATGCGCGGCTGGAATTACATTCTAATGATCTTGCCATTCGTCATCATCGGTTCTTTCATTCTCTGGTTGAATCGCATGGAACTAAATGCGATGCTATTTGGAGAAGAACGCGCCCATCACCTCGGCGTCAACGTTAGAAGAAGAAAATTCATGATACTCATCGGAGGATCGATTCTTACAGGTTCCGCAGTTGCCGTATCAGGCACAATTGGCTTCGTCGGCCTTGTCGTCCCGCATATGACGCGGCTTATGTGGGGATCAGATCACCGACACCTGCTCACATTGTCATTCATGAATGGCGCATCACTACTCATTATTTGCGACCTGATCGCAAGAACCATCATTTCACCGACGGAACTTCCCGTCGGCGTCATTACCGCGTTTATCGGTGCACCGGTCTTCGCATTTATTTTCTATAGACAAAGAAGGAAAGGGGCCATGTGA
- a CDS encoding adenosylcobinamide amidohydrolase, with protein MLHVTDLSGGYDKKTIVHNISFHVNKGEVLGILGPNGSGKSTLLKIISGILPKQTGSVQIDGQDAGVYSQKEFARKVAVLPQLHAHAFSHTVKDTVSLGRYPHQSGLFSTWSKEDERAVNEALAYTGITRYKDNAIELLSGGEQQRVFVAQALAQEAPILLLDEPTNHLDIAHQQQLLDTIRNHAVEKGVTVISVFHDINLASLYCDRLLLMDKGQIAKIGNPLDVIQDTVIGSVYHARVKTQPHPELAKPQMTLLPDTIEEMQPFIVQKEQFTISANHVSLKVKNPLKTLSSAVHNPGMGWYREFVNRHVDADYNAVDVKAENEAYLKQNGYHLTDTVGMMTAVTTEHAEVEQYSGDFGTVLIMVTAGVGNAVDVSQSLTRDREERIGTINTWVIINGHLPDEAFIQAMITATEAKTKAMHTENIKDPLTDTTATGTSTDSLLVAATQVGEHLPYAGPITPLGKLIGHGVYDCTIRAIKAYKRAKGWTT; from the coding sequence ATGTTGCATGTTACCGATTTATCAGGCGGATATGACAAAAAGACCATCGTTCACAACATCTCTTTCCATGTGAATAAAGGTGAAGTCCTCGGCATCCTCGGTCCAAATGGCAGCGGGAAATCGACATTGCTGAAAATCATTTCCGGCATCTTGCCAAAGCAGACAGGCTCCGTACAAATTGACGGGCAAGATGCAGGGGTTTATTCACAAAAGGAATTTGCCCGCAAAGTCGCCGTCTTGCCGCAACTCCATGCACACGCCTTCTCTCATACGGTGAAAGACACCGTTTCGCTCGGGAGATATCCACATCAGTCCGGGCTATTCTCGACTTGGTCGAAAGAAGACGAACGGGCGGTGAATGAAGCGCTTGCATACACAGGCATTACCCGTTACAAAGACAACGCCATTGAATTATTATCGGGCGGTGAACAACAGCGCGTTTTCGTTGCACAAGCGTTGGCCCAAGAAGCACCGATCCTGTTGCTCGATGAACCGACAAACCACCTCGATATTGCGCATCAGCAGCAATTACTCGATACGATTCGTAATCATGCTGTCGAAAAAGGCGTCACGGTCATTTCGGTTTTCCATGACATTAACCTCGCATCGTTATATTGCGACCGGTTGCTGTTAATGGATAAAGGCCAAATCGCCAAAATCGGCAATCCACTGGACGTCATCCAGGATACAGTCATCGGATCCGTCTATCATGCACGTGTCAAAACACAGCCGCATCCAGAACTCGCGAAACCTCAAATGACGTTGTTGCCTGATACAATAGAGGAAATGCAACCGTTTATCGTCCAAAAAGAACAGTTCACTATTTCAGCCAATCACGTTTCCCTGAAAGTAAAAAACCCACTGAAAACACTATCTTCCGCTGTCCATAACCCTGGCATGGGCTGGTATCGCGAGTTCGTCAACCGCCACGTCGATGCCGATTATAATGCGGTCGATGTGAAAGCCGAAAATGAAGCGTATCTTAAACAAAATGGCTATCATCTGACAGACACTGTCGGCATGATGACCGCCGTCACAACGGAGCATGCCGAAGTGGAACAATACAGCGGCGATTTCGGCACGGTCTTAATTATGGTGACAGCCGGAGTTGGCAATGCAGTCGACGTATCCCAAAGCTTGACCCGCGACCGCGAAGAACGCATCGGCACCATTAACACATGGGTAATCATCAACGGCCATCTGCCTGACGAAGCATTCATCCAAGCCATGATCACCGCAACCGAAGCGAAAACGAAAGCGATGCATACCGAAAACATCAAAGACCCACTCACGGACACGACGGCGACCGGTACGTCAACCGACAGCCTCCTCGTCGCAGCAACACAAGTAGGCGAGCACTTACCATACGCCGGCCCGATTACGCCACTCGGTAAACTAATTGGCCACGGTGTCTATGACTGCACAATCCGTGCGATTAAAGCCTACAAACGGGCGAAAGGATGGACGACATGA
- a CDS encoding ABC transporter substrate-binding protein, whose protein sequence is MKKLWQLMLMAVLATFMLAACGTTDEPKKDETPATENTQTDTDDVVEAAFPVTLTDAVGNEITFDEAPKTIVSMMPSNTEILFALGLNEEIVGVNDYDNFPEEALEKEKIGGMEFNVEKIVSMQPDVVFAHESGLGSGEDGYQQIRDAGIKVFVVTNASNFDQTYTTIEQIGQATGKTEEAATIVEDMKAKVAEVVEKTSKVEDKKRVFIETSDAPDIYAPGKNTFMQEILDMIDAENVVTEEGWAVISPEEIVSQNPDVIIVMYSYVPDIIESVKNRDGFGDITAVKEDRVVQVDENLTSRTGPRLAQGLEEVAKAIYPEAFE, encoded by the coding sequence ATGAAAAAGCTTTGGCAACTAATGCTCATGGCTGTTCTTGCTACATTCATGCTAGCGGCATGTGGCACGACGGATGAGCCGAAAAAAGACGAAACACCAGCAACGGAAAATACACAAACAGATACGGATGACGTAGTTGAAGCGGCGTTCCCTGTCACCTTGACGGATGCTGTCGGCAATGAAATTACATTTGACGAAGCGCCAAAAACAATCGTATCCATGATGCCTAGTAATACAGAAATCCTATTTGCACTTGGATTGAACGAAGAAATCGTCGGTGTCAACGACTATGACAACTTCCCAGAAGAAGCACTTGAAAAAGAAAAAATCGGCGGCATGGAATTCAACGTTGAGAAAATCGTATCGATGCAACCGGATGTCGTATTCGCACATGAATCCGGCCTTGGATCAGGTGAAGATGGTTACCAGCAAATCCGTGACGCAGGTATCAAAGTATTCGTTGTAACAAACGCATCGAACTTCGATCAAACGTACACAACGATTGAACAAATCGGACAAGCAACAGGCAAAACAGAAGAAGCAGCAACAATCGTCGAAGACATGAAAGCGAAAGTCGCTGAAGTCGTTGAAAAGACGAGCAAAGTTGAAGACAAAAAACGCGTATTCATCGAAACATCCGATGCGCCCGATATTTACGCACCGGGTAAAAACACTTTCATGCAAGAAATTCTTGACATGATCGATGCTGAAAACGTCGTTACCGAAGAAGGTTGGGCTGTCATCAGTCCTGAAGAAATCGTCAGCCAAAATCCTGACGTCATCATTGTCATGTACAGCTACGTGCCGGATATTATCGAAAGCGTGAAAAACCGTGACGGCTTCGGCGACATTACTGCGGTTAAAGAAGACCGTGTCGTACAAGTCGATGAAAACTTGACGAGCCGTACAGGCCCACGTCTTGCACAAGGTCTGGAAGAAGTAGCGAAAGCGATCTATCCAGAGGCTTTTGAATAA
- the cbiB gene encoding adenosylcobinamide-phosphate synthase CbiB — protein sequence MQAHFVAIAIGFLLDRIIGDPKNWPHPVRWIGTLISKLTAVLNKGRARVLKGAGMLFIMIVLVTTVVLALVGISYQMHIGFGVAVEGIFIAIGLAQKSLRDAALEVYEPLVVGDMNEARKKLSWIVGRDTAKLNESGIARGTIETVSENASDGITAPLFWAFLFGAPGLWLYKTVNTLDSMIGYKDDRYKEFGLFSARADDVLNFIPARITGFLILLTTPNEGGISLRKRFIGWGNDARRHPSPNSGYLEAATAWQLNIRLGGKSTYRGVVSKRPEIGPGGNEIQAKQIKSTITQMHIVSFVFWMLMTFIGVVTYAIA from the coding sequence ATTCAAGCCCATTTTGTAGCAATCGCGATCGGGTTTTTATTGGACCGCATCATTGGTGACCCGAAAAACTGGCCACATCCTGTGCGCTGGATCGGCACGCTCATCTCGAAGCTCACTGCGGTCCTAAACAAAGGGCGTGCCCGCGTACTAAAAGGCGCGGGAATGCTGTTCATCATGATCGTCCTCGTAACGACGGTCGTGCTGGCACTTGTCGGAATCTCTTATCAAATGCATATCGGATTCGGCGTGGCCGTTGAAGGCATTTTCATTGCAATCGGTCTTGCGCAAAAAAGCTTGCGTGATGCGGCCCTCGAAGTATACGAACCGCTTGTCGTCGGGGATATGAATGAAGCGAGGAAGAAACTGAGTTGGATTGTCGGTCGCGATACGGCGAAACTTAACGAAAGCGGCATCGCACGGGGGACGATTGAAACGGTATCTGAAAATGCATCTGACGGTATTACGGCCCCATTATTTTGGGCATTCCTGTTCGGCGCGCCAGGGTTATGGTTGTATAAAACGGTCAATACATTAGATTCGATGATTGGGTACAAAGATGATCGCTATAAAGAGTTTGGCCTGTTTTCAGCACGTGCAGATGACGTGTTGAACTTCATTCCCGCTAGGATAACGGGTTTTTTAATCCTTTTAACGACACCAAACGAAGGCGGTATTTCACTGCGTAAACGGTTTATCGGTTGGGGGAATGATGCAAGACGACATCCGAGTCCAAACAGTGGCTATTTGGAAGCGGCGACTGCTTGGCAACTGAACATTCGCCTTGGCGGAAAGAGTACATATCGCGGAGTTGTTTCAAAACGGCCTGAAATCGGACCGGGTGGAAATGAGATCCAAGCGAAACAGATTAAATCGACGATTACGCAAATGCATATCGTGTCGTTCGTCTTCTGGATGTTGATGACTTTCATAGGAGTGGTTACTTATGCAATTGCCTGA